A single Lactuca sativa cultivar Salinas chromosome 8, Lsat_Salinas_v11, whole genome shotgun sequence DNA region contains:
- the LOC128127926 gene encoding uncharacterized protein LOC128127926 — MVDNSLKDMNTSFGKLEKFQGQDFRRWQKKMHFWLTTLKVVYVLFTPKPGKVEDASLEQIRRRSEWENDNYICLGHILNGMYDSLLDTHQNIETASELWNTLEAKYIAEDASSKKFIVSDFNNYKMVDSRSVMEQYNEILRIYGQFKQHNMSMDESFAISSMIDKLPPSWKDFKHHLKHRKEEIILIQLGSHLKIEGLRDQENDKGTGKGKSNFGQPQVHMVECDKEDNSNHKGMGKKRKYEGHNKKSNKKYKDSKELVCWRCHLKGHMKRDCRVKLGNKGASGSGKDGAGGGSGSHDQSATKGQISIDLVSSVFNVMLLTPEVSFV, encoded by the coding sequence ATGGTTGACAATTCATTGAAAGACATGAATACTTCGTTTGGCAAATTGGAGAAATTTCAGGGCCAAGATTTCAGACGTTGGCAAAAGAAGATGCACTTCTGGTTGACTACTTTGAAAGTTGTTTATGTTCTCTTTACTCCAAAACCAGGAAAGGTTGAAGATGCAAGTCTGGaacaaataagaaggagaagCGAATGGGAGAATGACAACTACATATGCCTTGGTCACATTCTTAATGGTATGTATGATTCCCTCTTAGACACTCATCAAAACATTGAAACTGCAAGTGAATTATGGAACACACTTGAAGCAAAATATATTGCAGAAGATGCTTCAAGTAAAAAGTTCATTGTTTCTGATTTCAACAATTATAAAATGGTTGATTCTCGATCTGTAATGGAACAATATAATGAAATCCTACGAATTTATGGTCAATTCAAACAACACAACATGTCCatggatgaatcctttgctaTTTCAAGTATGATTGATAAACTTCCACCCTCATGGAAGGATTTCAAACACCATCTGAAACATAGAAAGGAAGAAATAATTTTGATTCAACTTGGAAGTCATTTGAAAATCGAAGGACTTCGTGATCAAGAGAATGACAAAGGAACTGGAAAGGGCAAATCTAATTTTGGACAGCCCCAAGTTCATATGGTTGAATGTGATAAAGAAGACAATTCTAATCATAAGGGCATGGGTAAAAAACGTAAATATGAGGGTCACAACAAGAAGTCCAACAAAAAATACAAGGATTCCAAGGAACTTGTGTGTTGGAGATGCCATCTGAAAGGGCATATGAAACGTGACTGTCGGGTGAAACTTGGAAATAAAGGTGCAAGTGGTAGTGGAAAAGATGGTGCTGGTGGTGGCAGTGGATCTCATGATCAATCTGCAACCAAAGGTCAAATTTCTATTGATCTTGTAAGTTCAGTATTCAATGTTATGCTACTAACTCCAGAAGTTTCTTTCGTATAG